A window of the Oscillospiraceae bacterium NTUH-002-81 genome harbors these coding sequences:
- a CDS encoding cyclase family protein → MEKGEWFMRQLISYPITEDAPGWPGNPTYHIEPFESMDKGDVANTYVMTIFNHFGTHMDAPRHFNPNGLRIWELPFDRFFYEKPLLLDIPKGSKSKVEPEDLIPYEAKIKDCDLLLIRTGYGKIRATDPEEYKYNSPSVSKRAAKYLMDHFCGSLKTIAFDFLSLGSPIDRSDDGMVAHQTMLGMHHDGYICIVEDANLENLPDVPLKAAASVPLFTVGTDSGPVTMWVEY, encoded by the coding sequence TTGGAGAAAGGAGAATGGTTTATGAGACAACTGATATCGTATCCAATCACCGAAGATGCACCGGGATGGCCGGGGAATCCCACTTATCATATAGAACCGTTTGAATCTATGGATAAAGGAGATGTGGCAAATACATATGTCATGACGATTTTTAATCATTTTGGAACACATATGGATGCCCCAAGACATTTTAACCCCAATGGATTGCGGATATGGGAACTGCCGTTTGATCGTTTCTTTTATGAAAAACCGTTGTTATTGGATATCCCGAAGGGGTCGAAATCAAAAGTAGAACCGGAAGACCTGATTCCTTATGAAGCGAAGATCAAAGATTGTGATCTGCTATTGATTCGAACCGGCTATGGAAAAATACGGGCGACTGATCCGGAAGAATACAAATACAACAGCCCTTCTGTCAGTAAACGGGCTGCAAAATATCTGATGGATCATTTTTGCGGAAGCCTGAAAACAATCGCGTTTGACTTTCTTTCTCTTGGCTCTCCGATTGATAGAAGTGACGATGGAATGGTGGCGCATCAGACGATGCTGGGCATGCATCATGACGGCTATATCTGTATTGTGGAAGATGCCAATCTGGAAAATCTGCCGGACGTTCCATTGAAAGCGGCTGCATCTGTTCCACTTTTTACTGTGGGAACGGACAGTGGGCCTGTAACCATGTGGGTGGAATATTAG
- a CDS encoding alcohol dehydrogenase catalytic domain-containing protein, which translates to MKALIYAGPKQAEVREVAEPQAVEGAVKIAVKYCGVCGSDIGIFLGTHPRAKAPLIFGHEFLGVVEEDGKKFKKGDRVVTYPLLSCGHCRACREGNKHVCNTLGLIGIDTDGGMCETMYVKEDVMFKVPEGVSDKAAVTVEPLAVIVHALHMVDFQARETAVVIGAGPIGILTGIALLACGAEKVYISDIFEKRLALAKELGMIPVNPNKESLKDIVLEGTDGEGCDVLFECSGSPSAAIEMTEITRVRGRICMTAVHKKPHEVDLRQLNFKEQLLIGTRVYTQEEFGQAIRFTEDIQEQLEKVVSHVVPLSESPKVFDMIADPDCGTCKVVVDCTK; encoded by the coding sequence ATGAAAGCATTAATCTACGCAGGGCCGAAACAGGCAGAAGTTCGTGAGGTGGCAGAGCCGCAAGCGGTAGAAGGAGCAGTGAAGATCGCAGTAAAGTACTGCGGTGTCTGTGGTTCTGACATCGGCATTTTCCTTGGTACTCATCCGAGAGCAAAGGCTCCGCTGATTTTCGGCCATGAGTTCCTTGGCGTTGTGGAAGAGGATGGAAAGAAATTCAAGAAGGGTGACCGTGTGGTTACTTACCCGCTTCTGAGCTGCGGACACTGCCGTGCATGCCGGGAAGGCAATAAGCATGTCTGCAACACCCTGGGACTGATCGGTATTGATACAGACGGCGGTATGTGCGAGACCATGTATGTGAAGGAAGATGTAATGTTCAAGGTTCCTGAAGGTGTCAGTGATAAGGCTGCTGTTACCGTAGAGCCGCTGGCAGTTATCGTACATGCACTTCATATGGTAGATTTCCAGGCAAGAGAGACTGCAGTTGTCATCGGTGCAGGCCCCATTGGCATCCTGACCGGTATTGCACTTCTGGCCTGCGGCGCTGAGAAGGTATATATTTCCGATATTTTTGAGAAACGTCTGGCACTGGCCAAAGAGCTTGGAATGATTCCGGTCAACCCGAACAAGGAGAGCCTGAAGGATATCGTTCTGGAAGGAACTGACGGTGAGGGATGTGATGTCCTGTTCGAGTGCAGCGGATCTCCGTCCGCAGCCATCGAGATGACAGAGATCACCAGAGTAAGAGGAAGAATCTGTATGACTGCTGTTCATAAGAAACCGCATGAGGTGGATTTGAGACAGCTGAACTTCAAAGAACAGTTGCTGATCGGTACCCGTGTATATACACAGGAAGAATTCGGGCAGGCAATCCGCTTTACCGAGGATATCCAGGAGCAGCTGGAGAAGGTGGTTTCACATGTGGTTCCGTTAAGCGAGTCTCCGAAGGTGTTTGATATGATTGCGGATCCTGACTGCGGCACCTGTAAGGTTGTTGTTGACTGTACGAAGTAA
- a CDS encoding lactate racemase domain-containing protein — MEVYLESDKEQGLSNQEIFRALKNSLEEQEYRKVLIIPPDFTRFYSNAGYITNQYYHLLTEKGCQVDILPALGTHDPMSKEQFHAMYGDIPFEKVIPHHWRTDVETLGEVPSSYLKEITEGLWEDPIKVEVNRRLLDPSYDLILSVGQVVPHEVIGMSNHAKNIFVGVGGSEMINRTHMVGAVYGMERMMGKDHTPVRKVFDYALEHFLPDKNIVFVLTVTTAPKDKICTHGLFIGRKRTVLERAVALSQKKNIDFVETGIRKCVVYLDPGEFRSTWLGNKAIYRTRMAMADGGELLVLAPGVHKFGEDPECDRIIRKYGYCGRMRMLQLYRKNQDLMDNMGVAAHLIHGSSDGRFQITYAVKEISKEEIEAVHFASADYDEMVQKYDPQKLEYGYNRMPDGEEIFFIPNPALGLWIDRSKF, encoded by the coding sequence ATGGAAGTATATCTGGAATCGGATAAAGAGCAGGGATTGAGTAATCAGGAGATTTTCCGTGCGCTCAAAAATTCTTTAGAGGAACAGGAATATCGGAAAGTATTGATTATTCCTCCGGATTTTACCAGGTTTTATTCGAATGCAGGATATATTACAAATCAATATTATCATTTACTTACAGAAAAAGGCTGTCAGGTGGATATCCTGCCTGCGTTGGGTACTCATGATCCGATGAGCAAAGAGCAGTTTCATGCAATGTATGGAGATATTCCTTTTGAAAAAGTGATTCCACATCATTGGCGGACGGATGTGGAAACATTAGGGGAGGTTCCTTCTTCTTATCTTAAGGAGATCACAGAAGGCTTGTGGGAAGATCCGATCAAAGTCGAAGTGAACCGGAGGCTGCTGGATCCGTCGTATGATCTGATCCTTTCTGTCGGACAGGTAGTGCCTCATGAGGTTATCGGCATGTCTAACCATGCAAAAAATATTTTTGTCGGTGTGGGTGGCAGCGAGATGATCAACAGGACACATATGGTCGGCGCTGTATACGGAATGGAACGGATGATGGGCAAAGATCATACACCGGTAAGAAAAGTATTTGATTATGCGCTGGAACATTTCCTGCCGGATAAAAATATTGTATTTGTATTGACCGTGACAACGGCACCCAAAGATAAGATCTGTACCCATGGACTTTTTATTGGAAGAAAAAGAACGGTTCTGGAACGGGCTGTGGCTCTTTCTCAGAAGAAGAATATTGATTTTGTGGAGACAGGGATCCGAAAATGCGTGGTATATCTGGATCCCGGAGAATTCCGCAGCACATGGCTGGGAAACAAAGCAATCTACCGCACGCGGATGGCTATGGCAGATGGCGGAGAACTGCTTGTTCTGGCTCCGGGGGTTCACAAATTCGGAGAAGATCCGGAGTGTGACCGGATAATCAGGAAGTACGGCTATTGTGGAAGAATGCGCATGCTGCAGTTGTACAGAAAAAATCAGGATCTGATGGACAATATGGGGGTGGCAGCACATTTGATCCATGGTTCCAGTGACGGGAGATTTCAGATTACCTATGCGGTAAAAGAAATTTCCAAAGAGGAGATTGAGGCCGTTCATTTTGCGTCTGCGGATTATGATGAAATGGTACAAAAATACGATCCGCAGAAACTGGAGTATGGATATAACCGGATGCCGGACGGAGAAGAAATATTCTTTATTCCGAATCCGGCACTGGGATTGTGGATTGACCGATCAAAATTTTAG